The proteins below are encoded in one region of Lactuca sativa cultivar Salinas chromosome 3, Lsat_Salinas_v11, whole genome shotgun sequence:
- the LOC111880211 gene encoding UDP-glycosyltransferase 83A1 isoform X1, translated as MAKHHVLVIPYPAQGHVIPTMELAQRLVEEGLKVTFVNTEAIHKVVTSNLVQNDGSKDLMDMVSIPDGLEPWEDRNDQIKLAKSIVDSMPSKLEELVEMINKKDSNKLTCIIADDSMGWALRVAKKIGMKRAAFWPAAATTLATMMCSQKLIDDKVINKDGKPLNDDMIHLSDSMPPIKPSNLPWMSAGDVTTIELSFQFAIGVAEGAMLAEKVICNSSLELEPATFNQFPQLLPIGPLLASNRLANQTGHFWQEDSTCLKWLDQQPACSVIYIAFGSITILNQKQFEELALGLELSCKSFLWVVRTGMVKETTTSFPYGYVERIDSRGKIVSWAPQQKVLAHPSVACFMTHCGWNSSLEGVINGLPFLCWPYFTDQILNETIICEIWKTGLGFRKDEEGVISKEEIKSKVEQLFGDESFKDKALQIKHKVRSSVNPGGLSHQNLCNFIEWIQENHAYANEETASV; from the exons ATGGCAAAACATCATGTTCTAGTGATACCTTATCCCGCACAAGGTCATGTAATTCCTACAATGGAGCTTGCTCAACGCTTAGTCGAGGAAGGTCTCAAAGTCACATTCGTAAACACAGAGGCCATTCACAAAGTCGTAACAAGCAACTTGGTACAAAATGATGGTTCTAAGGATCTAATGGATATGGTTTCAATCCCTGATGGATTAGAACCATGGGAGGATAGGAATGACCAAATTAAGTTAGCCAAATCCATAGTAGACTCTATGCCTAGCAAGTTGGAAGAACTTGTAGAAATGATTAACAAAAAAGATAGCAACAAACTCACATGTATTATTGCTGATGATTCCATGGGATGGGCCTTACGAGTTGCAAAGAAAATCGGAATGAAAAGAGCAGCCTTTTGGCCTGCCGCAGCTACCACACTAGCCACCATGATGTGCTCCCAAAAATTGATTGATGATAAAGTTATAAACAAAGATG GTAAACCTCTAAATGATGATATGATTCACCTCTCAGACTCTATGCCACCTATAAAACCCTCTAATCTCCCCTGGATGTCTGCTGGTGACGTGACCACAATTGAACTTTCTTTTCAATTTGCAATAGGAGTTGCAGAAGGCGCCATGTTAGCAGAAAAGGTAATATGCAACTCAAGTCTCGAGTTAGAGCCTGCAACCTTCAACCAGTTCCCACAGTTGTTGCCGATAGGCCCTTTGTTAGCAAGCAACCGACTTGCTAACCAAACAGGCCATTTCTGGCAAGAAGACTCCACCTGCTTAAAATGGCTTGATCAACAACCAGCATGTTCAGTCATTTATATAGCATTTGGGAGTATAACTATTTTGAACCAAAAGCAGTTTGAAGAATTGGCACTTGGTCTTGAACTTAGTTGCAAATCCTTCTTGTGGGTTGTGCGAACAGGCATGGTAAAAGAGACTACAACAAGTTTCCCATATGGATATGTTGAAAGAATTGACTCTCGTGGAAAAATTGTTAGTTGGGCACCTCAACAGAAGGTCTTAGCGCATCCTTCAGTAGCTTGCTTTATGACTCATTGTGGTTGGAACTCTAGTTTAGAAGGCGTGATCAATGGTCTCCCTTTCTTGTGTTGGCCATACTTTACCGATCAAATTCTCAATGAAACTATCATTTGTGAGATATGGAAGACTGGGTTGGGTTTCAGAAAAGATGAGGAGGGAGTTATCAGTAAAGAGGAAATAAAAAGTAAGGTAGAACAGCTCTTCGGGGACGAATCATTCAAAGATAAGGCGTTACAAATTAAACACAAGGTTAGAAGCAGTGTCAATCCAGGAGGACTCTCGCATCAAAatctttgtaatttcattgagtGGATACAAGAGAACCATGCATATGCAAATGAAGAAACGGCGTCcgtgtaa
- the LOC111880211 gene encoding UDP-glycosyltransferase 83A1 isoform X2 has product MAKHHVLVIPYPAQGHVIPTMELAQRLVEEGLKVTFVNTEAIHKVVTSNLVQNDGSKDLMDMVSIPDGLEPWEDRNDQIKLAKSIVDSMPSKLEELVEMINKKDSNKLTCIIADDSMGWALRVAKKIGMKRAAFWPAAATTLATMMCSQKLIDDKVINKDDSMPPIKPSNLPWMSAGDVTTIELSFQFAIGVAEGAMLAEKVICNSSLELEPATFNQFPQLLPIGPLLASNRLANQTGHFWQEDSTCLKWLDQQPACSVIYIAFGSITILNQKQFEELALGLELSCKSFLWVVRTGMVKETTTSFPYGYVERIDSRGKIVSWAPQQKVLAHPSVACFMTHCGWNSSLEGVINGLPFLCWPYFTDQILNETIICEIWKTGLGFRKDEEGVISKEEIKSKVEQLFGDESFKDKALQIKHKVRSSVNPGGLSHQNLCNFIEWIQENHAYANEETASV; this is encoded by the exons ATGGCAAAACATCATGTTCTAGTGATACCTTATCCCGCACAAGGTCATGTAATTCCTACAATGGAGCTTGCTCAACGCTTAGTCGAGGAAGGTCTCAAAGTCACATTCGTAAACACAGAGGCCATTCACAAAGTCGTAACAAGCAACTTGGTACAAAATGATGGTTCTAAGGATCTAATGGATATGGTTTCAATCCCTGATGGATTAGAACCATGGGAGGATAGGAATGACCAAATTAAGTTAGCCAAATCCATAGTAGACTCTATGCCTAGCAAGTTGGAAGAACTTGTAGAAATGATTAACAAAAAAGATAGCAACAAACTCACATGTATTATTGCTGATGATTCCATGGGATGGGCCTTACGAGTTGCAAAGAAAATCGGAATGAAAAGAGCAGCCTTTTGGCCTGCCGCAGCTACCACACTAGCCACCATGATGTGCTCCCAAAAATTGATTGATGATAAAGTTATAAACAAAGATG ACTCTATGCCACCTATAAAACCCTCTAATCTCCCCTGGATGTCTGCTGGTGACGTGACCACAATTGAACTTTCTTTTCAATTTGCAATAGGAGTTGCAGAAGGCGCCATGTTAGCAGAAAAGGTAATATGCAACTCAAGTCTCGAGTTAGAGCCTGCAACCTTCAACCAGTTCCCACAGTTGTTGCCGATAGGCCCTTTGTTAGCAAGCAACCGACTTGCTAACCAAACAGGCCATTTCTGGCAAGAAGACTCCACCTGCTTAAAATGGCTTGATCAACAACCAGCATGTTCAGTCATTTATATAGCATTTGGGAGTATAACTATTTTGAACCAAAAGCAGTTTGAAGAATTGGCACTTGGTCTTGAACTTAGTTGCAAATCCTTCTTGTGGGTTGTGCGAACAGGCATGGTAAAAGAGACTACAACAAGTTTCCCATATGGATATGTTGAAAGAATTGACTCTCGTGGAAAAATTGTTAGTTGGGCACCTCAACAGAAGGTCTTAGCGCATCCTTCAGTAGCTTGCTTTATGACTCATTGTGGTTGGAACTCTAGTTTAGAAGGCGTGATCAATGGTCTCCCTTTCTTGTGTTGGCCATACTTTACCGATCAAATTCTCAATGAAACTATCATTTGTGAGATATGGAAGACTGGGTTGGGTTTCAGAAAAGATGAGGAGGGAGTTATCAGTAAAGAGGAAATAAAAAGTAAGGTAGAACAGCTCTTCGGGGACGAATCATTCAAAGATAAGGCGTTACAAATTAAACACAAGGTTAGAAGCAGTGTCAATCCAGGAGGACTCTCGCATCAAAatctttgtaatttcattgagtGGATACAAGAGAACCATGCATATGCAAATGAAGAAACGGCGTCcgtgtaa